A stretch of the Gracilinanus agilis isolate LMUSP501 chromosome 4, AgileGrace, whole genome shotgun sequence genome encodes the following:
- the LOC123246890 gene encoding protein BTG2-like — MSQTLWMGKRANMLPEITTAVGFLSNLLRTQGCVSKQKLQVFSRALQEALTEHYKHHWFPEKPLKGSGYHCILINNKMDPIISKVARQSGLSLPQLYHLLPSELILWVDPYEVSYRIGEDGLICVLYKAGPTPSYGLLTP, encoded by the coding sequence ATGAGCCAGACACTCTGGATGGGGAAGAGAGCCAATATGCTCCCGGAGATCACCACAGCTGTGGGGTTCCTCTCCAACTTGTTGAGGACCCAGGGCTGTGTAAGCAAACAGAAGCTACAAGTTTTCAGCAGGGCCCTTCAAGAGGCACTCACAGAACACTATAAACACCACTGGTTCCCAGAAAAGCCATTGAAAGGTTCAGGCTACCACTGCATCCTAATTAACAACAAGATGGACCCCATCATCAGCAAGGTAGCCAGGCAAAGTGGACTCAGCCTGCCTCAGCTGTACCACCTGCTGCCCAGCGAGTTGATCCTTTGGGTGGACCCCTATGAAGTATCTTACCGAATTGGGGAAGATGGATTAATTTGTGTCCTCTACAAGGCAGGACCCACTCCATCTTATGGACTTCTCACTCCATGA